Part of the Tenebrio molitor chromosome 4, icTenMoli1.1, whole genome shotgun sequence genome, AGGAAGTGTGCCAAATGGTTCGAGATGATACAATGTCTGGAACGTGTGCGTTGCCACAAAAACAGATATGCGTCGTACCACTTACAATTTGTGATGTCACAACTAGTGGGACTTTCTTTTACAGTTGTTGGCATCTGCATTTATTCCTTTTTCTTCTCAATAAAGTTCGCggttggtatttttttttgctttgtatTGAAATCAATCAATCAACTCTTCTACGTGGTACTCCGTTGCATCATATCAGAAATGCTGAAGTGCAGGTACCAACATCAGAAATGTCTGATATTGAAAGCTAGATCACAAGCACATTTTCACAACCTGTTcaaaattgtaacaaaaatCAACCACAATTTGTTCTTGATCAAAACTGCGATCGACCTCTTCAACGATATTTTCGGATGGACCACCCTTTTGAATGTTTTCTCCGCTTCCGTCCGGATTCATATTGATAGTTTGATCACAAAGGAGAGTACCTTCCATTTATCAACCAATCCAGGAAGTATTTGCAATGCGTTGTACCAAATTACTTTCCTTCTTTTAATTTGGGTGTGGAgctctaaattttgaaaatatttgactGATAGTTTTATTCCAGAGCGGAGTTATAGCGAATGTGTTATTGTGTGATTCCGTTGTACAGAAGCACGGTCAACTTTTGGCTTTGGTGATCGAACTGGAAACTAACTGTCAAGGTGTGCCGTCGGCAAACAAACAGTTGAATTCCCTTCTGGATACCATGGAACACCTCCGTCCAAAGTTCGAAGCCGCAAGATATTTCTTTGTTGATAAAACCACATTGTTCACTATTTCGTACAGCCTCGTCAGCTTTGTGCTTGTGCTAATTcagttgaaattaaatttgtaaaattaccACCATTGGGAATATTTTTTCACcctaaataacaaaaaatatttattattttctgttcCATCACAAAGAATATTTATTTCTACATGTATCAAAATAGAACTTATTCAAACTAGAAGAAtgatattattttataacgTCGTAATCTTTGataacaacattttaaaaagcacCTGGCACGTCACCGAAGGAAATTCAGCACTTTGCCCAAAAATACTAGTAGATCTTGTCTTGGAAGATTGCACCTTGGCGGCCACTTATCTTTCcatttggaaatttatttaaactttactaacattttactttacttctatattaaataaatctatatctaaaatatgtaatgacaaatgaatatttatttatcattgctACTAGATTGAAAgtcatttatatatttttttaggcCGACCAAAATTTCCCCAATATCTACGTGACATACGttatcattttcaaaacaaatattcCATCTTGAGAGGTGgttgtattattattgtttcttATCATAACCACTTCAATCTATCTGCGTGGATGCAACATCACGCAACATAAATCTGGTTTAATCTTGtcgacaaataaataattgacatTTTGATACTGATAAGTCAATCAGCGCCAAAATATTGGACAActtgttgttttttgttataattctGTTCCAAGTTAATTTCTTGgtaagttttgaaaaaaatctgctACAACTACCTAATGGGCTGATACAGGGACGTGCTTTCTGTGAAATATAAATATCATGCGCATAAAACTTATAAGAAAACGTTAAGTCACAGAGATCATACAATCTTTGCCGCCTTGAGATCAAAATTAAGGACATGCAACGCTCTAAccacaataaatatttaagaaCAGTAAaagcaaatataaaaatcaATGTCAAAGCATTTTGGAATCAcattaattcaaagaaaatTGGCCACGGCCTACCGGGGGTGATGCGTTGCGGGGATTAATGGGGTAGAGGAGGCAAGGACGTGGTTGATTTATTGGCTAATTGCTTCCAAGCAGTATATTCGAACGTAGTAACAACACATGTACGggataataatttcattgATCCTAAATTAGAAGATATTGCTCAGAGAACATTACGAAAGGGGATAGAGATTACAAAAGAAGAAATCCACACAAAACTCAGAGAACTTAGTAGACACATAAAGGTGGTGGTCCCGATGGATTGCCTGGAAcattgttgaaattttgcgcAGCGGCCCTAACTCCCCCACTCTTCATACTCTTTAACAAATCCTTAAGAACAAGCGAATTCCCAGCCGCTTGGAGGGTCAGTTACGTTACACTCATCCACAAATCCGGGCATAAATCTAATGCCGAAAATTATAGACCTATGTATGttttaaaattctaaataTTATTCCTAAGATTTttgagtctattttgaaaGACAAAATTACACCAATACTTGATCCAGTAATATCAATGGTTATCCACCTATTTGTCAGGACGCTCGcaatatgtaaaatataaaaactttATCTCGAAACGGATCTCGGTGACATCGGGGGTACCACAAGGTTCCCATCTGGGGCCTTTTCTGTTTTCGGTATTTGTCAAtgacattgaaacaattttgcGCGGATCCAAATTATTGCTATTTGCTGATAACTGTAAGATTTTTCGAGCCATTGGAACCGTTTCAGACGCTGAATTCCTTCAAAtggatttgaatttttttttatcggattaatttttcaattttacgaaaactttttgctttgataattttacgagttgaatttcgccatttttattctggGTTAGACCCGAGAGCCTTAGCATCCAGAAGATGATCTAATTACTAGGAATCGTCCTATAAAACTTTGgacgaatttcgcaaaatatCAGTAAGTGCTAAGAAAGGTACCAcatgtattacatttttgtccGATAGGAATCCCACGCCGGAACCTACAGAGATCTTACAGAATATTATCTGGCCCGTGCTTTCCACAGATCAAGGCGATTTTCTTTATCTCGACATCAACAAAGacttgcaaattaaaaatcatccaaaagAAGATACTTAGAGTAAGTGGATTGACCTTTATGACAGTTTGGGCTACAGTGATTTTGATACATATTAATATCAAGTATTAATAATATTGCATTAAGAGAACTAAGAATATCTGGTGccttaatatttgaaaattgtatctTTGATAATTGTTATATTATTCCTGTAACTGcagcaaaaagaaataaattaatttaattctgatttttttttgtgatccgcttgaagataaaatagtatagtAAAAtccattcagagtagaaggtctttttgagcttcgcccagttgtgacctagacttcgtctcggtcttcaagcACAAAAAGAATCAATTTTACTCtttatgatataatctactattatttcTAAAGCAATTGGTTCTTAGGACAGCAACTCCACTAAagagagaaaaatatttattatttcctgTTCCATCACAAAATCTATTTCTTTCCATTAGCGTTGTGATCTTATCCATCAACCTTTTATATGTTCAATTTCCTGCTATTGAGATATTTAAACCAAATTGTAGTCAAGGTGGTGTTGTCGATTCAAACTAACTGAGCAAGAAtggatttgaaaattataaacCTCATTTTCAAATGTGGAAGAATTTTGTCAATAACTCCCTCATCTACCAAGCAGAGAAATTTGAACAATTTTGAGAAACTCTACCGATATCTTATATTTGCCACAGTGACATCTTTAACTTGGTGCAACATTATTTTGACTGGTGTATccaattcaaatttgacataCAGTCAATATATTCTGGCCCTGGCAGTAGCTTTCACATATCTAATACAGAACTCTTACATTTTCGTCAGCATGAAGTTGCAGAAGCATTCTGCATGGTTCAGATTGCTAAAATGTCTTGAACATACTCAATGCTACaagaacaaacaaaatttgtatcaCTTGCAGTTTGTGATGTCCCACTTGATCGCATTATCTGTAATCGTGGTCAACAATTATCTGTATTTAATCTATTGCAACACAGCTCAAATGCTGTTCAGTTTAGTGCTGGGCATTGAATTTTATCTGCAATTTTTCTACCTAGTTTTGCGCTGTATCATACTAGAGATGTTCCTTTCGCGGTATCACCATCAAAACAACCTTTTGCAGCGAGCCGCGCTCAAAGACTTTCCGAAAATTCCCGGAAGGACCAAACAAGATTTGTTCATCTTAGAGGATGCAGTCAAAATCTTCAACGACATCTTCGGATGGGCCTCTCTCCTAGACATCTTCTCGACGGGGCTTAGAACTCTTATATTCCTGGACATCGTGGTTAAAAACGATCTTCGTTTTGAGTTGTTCCAGATTCTGTTTGAATTTGTATTTCTTCTCCTGTGTTGGGTACTGAAGTGGACTATCTCTAAAGTGTATCACTAATAATTCGCTTTTAGGTTTGCATTTTGGTGAATGTGTACCTGTGTGACTCCATATTGGAACGGTACGACCAAATCGTAATGGCGGCATGCAAACTACAAACTGTTATGAATGATGTGTACATATTCGAGGGTGAAAAATCGATTTCACTCATAACAGTTGTCTGCCGAAACCGCCCAAAATTCGAAGCTGCGAGGTTCTTTGCTCTCGACAAGACCACGTTGTTTAAGATTTTGTACACCATTGTCACATTTTTGCTCGTAATCATCCAACTCaagtcaaatttttgaaattatgtgaACAAATGGCGGTTTTGCCAAGGGCCACCCAATTAGATGCTGATCACATCGGGTGTTGCTTGATCTCCTTTATTAAGATCATTCTTTTTAttggttttattattatcattccAACAACTTGCAAAGTCGCGCCtatatattaatttaataaatgctATTACATATTGAATCTATATTTACTCCATTATTATTCAATAATTTATATCATCGAAAAGCtttcatgattttttaatgtaaatttgatttcttGTTGATAACTAGGCATTCCAATGTATCATGTTTCTAAAAACATACCATTAAGCTTAGCAGCAAACTGAATTCTCAAAGCGTCACTTAATATAAATTacgtcaaaataaatcattcaatttgtttttgttgttcttacttaaaaattgaccttctagaaaattatttcattattgaTTCCATAAAAGGCCTATTATACAGGTCTCATTGTACAGCAGCAACCTATCCCACGTTGTCCACCTTTCACCCAGTCTCATTATTATATCAATGAAAGTTAAACTTCTAGACGCACAGCAGAAGATGTAGAAGAGAATCACCCATCCAAAGATTAAAAAGAAAGAGTGCGCTTATAAATCGTGAAAACCACAGACCAACTCTAAAACTTGGTGCCCTTTTCTTTTTGGAAAGCTAGTCAATTGTTAAACCTGATTTCACAAAAAACGTGGTtcttataattttataaattgagcGAAACTAGAACCAGGCTGCCTTACGCTCCTTCGCAAGCTTACAAATGGTAAAAGCGTGGACAACAACAACATCTAATATCGTTCGGAAGGCACCGAAAATCACACAGGTTCGAATTCAAAAACGGTTATCTCAACACATAGTTTTATTTGTAACAGTTATTACAACAATCTGATTTTTGGTTCTAAATGATAAAGCGAGAAGTAAAAACTGTTCACGTTTCTTTAAACTGGATCATCACGAGAAGAAACGTGGTTAATGAATTGAGCACGCTGAAGAGAGTAGATCTATCGATGGAAAAAAACCTGGCGGCTTTAAATTCTGGGCGATTATGCAGCAAAGCATCAATAAAACCTTGAATTTCCTCGTTTTCGTAAGAAGTCAACACCGTTTCCAATCTATAAGTTTGTTCCAAAATTTCGTCgcactttttcaaaatagaGTCACAGAGAAGAATCGTCAACAAAATTCCACTCTGAAATCACAAAGAGATAACACCACAAAATCGATACCTGAACTGCCTTACCCAAGTGATTAGAATGAAGCAAGCGTCGTAGAAGAGCGACGTCGATATATCGATTTTTTTGATGATCACGTCGAGGTAAATCAAAATTCTGGACGAACCGTTGACAATATTGAATAGAATGGTCCAGCCGAAGATGTCATTGAAAATCTCCACTGCCTCGTTCAACGTGAGAATGCTGTTCTTCAACTTCTTCAGAATGTCAACTATCTGCTTTGAGTGGAGTTGACTTCTAGCTTTGGTCACTTGCGAGAGAGTCTCTCTGAGATGCTCATACCGCGACAGCAGCAAGATGAGAAGAATAGGCGTGACTACCAAGTAGAAGAATTGAGTGTACTGCTGGTAACATGTGACTGCGCCCAATATGGCTCGGGTAAGATCAGCGTGTTGAAGTGCAGTGTACAGTCTCAAAGTAATCAAACCGCAGTAGATGAGTTGCGACATTGCGAATATCAACTTGAGTGGGATCCTTCGGGAGCCGGATTGAACACCAGCGAGACTCTCGATCAGGCGGAACCAGAGACTTCTCCTCACTCTCATCATCACGATCAAAATGTACGAGACGTTGATGAATTGGTTGAGTTCGTACAAAATGATTAACACGAATTGGATGGATGTCAAGGTCGCACGCACTGAATTGTTGCCAGAAGCAGTCAAAATGAAACTCACTACGTAGACGAGGAAAATGCTGACTTCGTAGAGTTTTTGCCACCAGTGCGGATTGTGGTTCTTCGTCGACGACGGAGTCAGCGCCGTGAACTTTCCAACAGAGAAGATTGTTTCGATTATTTCCAAATCCATCTGTGCAGACTGCACTAGAATTTTAATCCGTGACCCTAGAAGTCAAATTTATTTCTATTGCGTAGGTTTTCTATCGGAAACAACAGatcgatttttcatttttcatttccttTGGTGGTATTACTGTTTCAGCAAAAACGTGGCTGCGACTGTTTGTTTAGCACTGTAGAATTTTCCATGGATTAAGTGTAAATGTGAGCAAACAACAATGACAAAAACATCCtttctttattattaactagcttttacccgcggcttcgcccgcaaatttcagaatgttttaaaattatgtttctactttTATGTATTGCTataaacgcagtaatttcaatatgaagtttgtctttttacgaagaattattaaaactttactgtagactACTGTTTTCTTCGACtacataaacaaaaagatcaatacaataagaaactaacactatgatcacttaccaattcatgaaaatacgccaacataacacttttattttcagttgtaaccttatttaaatcctcctattgtttgattgtctcgtttgatttcagatacctgccttttgatttttccggtattaagctatttgaagcttgttctgctttatttaagacatcttccggtaaaacacaattattcaaacacattttgcgaaattgctacttttataaacaaccaaatgtaactatgacacctgaacatatcatgcaaacgcgatttccaactcgaaatttttttttgtgcttaacagggttaaaaatgataataggggttgatttttattggtgtcaagcggcgaaggtgacgatatactcagaggatgaaataggggtgaagcggcgaaggtgagggtatttccaactcgaaaaaactgtctttttttcttaacagggttgaaaatggtagtaggggttggtttttgtaaaattaaagtagacagtaattttcttcttgttttgaagatcaagtgtacaaaatttcatcaagatcggagtaaaactgtagatttgcatacaaaatatacaaaccaacagacattcagttttatatatatTGATTATTTACAATACAGTCAatctttcaaaacaaattaacgtCAAATTTAATGACAAGAGCTAACATAAATTCGACGTTTAGAAAGTTTTACTAGATATGGAGGCTTTACTTGACCAGATAATGACGGCTGCTTGAAGATTTCTTTTTCCAATGGTGGTACTATCCCCAggacattttacaaatttaatttgaattgaattaGCACGAGCAGAAAGGTTACGATGCTGTACGAAACAGTGAACAATGTGGTTTTGTCAACGGAGAAAAATCTTGCAGCTTCGAATTTTGGACGAAGGTGTGCGATGGTATTCAGAAGAGAATTCAACTGTTCGTTTGCCGACGGTACACCTTGATAGTTAGTTTCCAGTTGGGTCACCAGCACCAAAAGTTGAACGTGCTTCTGTACGACGGAATCACACAATAACACATTTGCTATAATTCCACTCTGGAAAAAGACggtaagtaaaatattttcaaaaaaattgttcctcACCCAAATTATAAGAAGGAGAGTAGTTTGGTACAACATATTCCAAATACTTGCTGGATTGTTTGACAGATAAACGGAAGTATCTTTTGTGATGGTTTTATCCATATGCAGCAGAGTCCTGACGGAACCtaagaaaatattcaagaGGGTGGTCCACCCGAAAATATCATTGAAGAGGTCGATCGCATTGTtcatcaaaaacaaattgtgTTTAATTTTGGTTAGAATCTTGAACAGTTTGTGACTGTGTGCTTGTGACCCAGCTTTCAGTACCAGATATTTCTGATGTTGGTACCTGCACTGCAGCATTTCTAATATGATGCAGCGGAGTACCACGTAGAACAGTTGCAAATTGATTTCAATACAATTTATGAGAATACCAAACGCGTAGGTTATTGTGAAGAAAAATGAACAAATACAGATACCAACAATTGTTAAAGAAAATCCTACTATTTGTGACATCACAAATTGTAAATGGTACGACGTAAATCTGTTCTTGTGGCAAGGCACACGTTTGAGACATTGTACCATCTGGTACCATTTGGCACACTTACTGAAATTAACAATGATCAAAACGTAGAAGTCGTGCGTGACGTACGTAAGTATTAGTAATACAATCAAAATATATTGTGTACTGAGTGGTCTAGTGTTATCCAATgccaaaccaaaaaaataaaagtttagCAAACTTGCTAACAGTGTAAATATTAGAAAACTGTAGAATTTCTGCAAACGAGTTGTTTTTTCACACAGTCGGTCAGAATGAGGAGTTAACCCTAAGATTCTTCCGTATCCAAAAATCacatcaattatttttgtgtcCATCTTGGCCGACTCAAAACTATCACAGTATTTTTCCCTCACGTTTGGAGAAACCCTAATGAGCTACGTTTTGATAGAAAGAAAATGACATACTCtaatcgattattattattatgatatgagagtaaattattatttacgcTACGATTTGATTTTATCAAAGCCAAAACACGAAAATTATTTGTATACTTAACGACACTTAGCTGCCCAGGTTTTAACCCATGACTTCCATTTGATTTTTCGACTTTGCGCTAACTCCACTCTCAGCGATAATAAAGAGAAGTTAAAGTCGCAATCGGAAAATTCGAAGTTTGGCTTTACGCAGTTGTCTACGATAATCTTGTCAATTATTACCGATGCCTCTACAACCCTTATATCTTTTATATCTTtgtcacaataaaaatctacaCGGACATCAAGTGGTTTaaattgccaaaatatttTCGACAGACTAATTTTCACAACATCAAAACCATAGTAGGTATTTGCAATTTGTGGCATCGCAACTGGTTCTGTTAACTATTTTAGTGGCACAAATTTACATTGTCTCACTTGTTTGCGACGTAAATTTCGCCCTACAATATTTCGATGCAACTTTGCGGTGTACCTATCATCCAATACGAATGGTACTACCGAGgtaaagtcctcgtctagaaatagtcaattttgacttaaattgtaaatcattttacaataggacagcaaaccgtcttataactaccataataccctctaactttattgcccctttgttgtgcagtgccgactcaaggaagagcaaacatcaggtaaagtaacagcccctatttatttatggaattatttatggtagttatggtagttctctcctattgtaaaatgatttacaatttaagtcaaaattgactatttttcgacgaggactttaccAATATCACAACTGTCACGCTGAAGCCGAGTTCGTAAATGAAATACAAGAAATTCGCGACATGCGACAAGCTCTgcttcaa contains:
- the LOC138129476 gene encoding uncharacterized protein; the encoded protein is MDLEIIETIFSVGKFTALTPSSTKNHNPHWWQKLYEVSIFLVYVVSFILTASGNNSVRATLTSIQFVLIILYELNQFINVSYILIVMMRVRRSLWFRLIESLAGVQSGSRRIPLKLIFAMSQLIYCGLITLRLYTALQHADLTRAILGAVTCYQQYTQFFYLVVTPILLILLLSRYEHLRETLSQVTKARSQLHSKQIVDILKKLKNSILTLNEAVEIFNDIFGWTILFNIVNGSSRILIYLDVIIKKIDISTSLFYDACFILITWSGILLTILLCDSILKKCDEILEQTYRLETVLTSYENEEIQGFIDALLHNRPEFKAARFFSIDRSTLFSVLNSLTTFLLVMIQFKET